From Aristaeella lactis, the proteins below share one genomic window:
- the rpoC gene encoding DNA-directed RNA polymerase subunit beta' has product MFELSNLDSIQIGMASPEQILAWSHGEVTKPETINYRTLKPERDGLYCERIFGPTKDWECNCGKYKRIKFKDKDKICDKCGVQVTRAKVRRERMGHIQLAAPVSHIWYFKGIPSRMGMLLDISPRNLEKVLYFANFIVLDPGNSEETGLKRLELINDARYREVEAKCGKGSFVAKMGAEAVQDLLKELDLDQLATDLKAEIATLTEKERDRETEGQKRARAVKRLEVVESFRTSHNKPEWMILTVVPVIPPDLRPLIQLDGGRFATSDLNDLYRRVINRNNRLKRLLELGAPDIIVRNEKRMLQESVDALIDNGRRGRPVTGPGNRALKSLSDLLRGKQGRFRQNLLGKRVDYSGRSVIVVGPELKLYQCGLPKEMALELFKPFVMERLVTLKLSHNVKSAKRAVEKVRPEVWDILEEVIRDHPVLLNRAPTLHRLGIQAFEPILVEGKAIKLHPLACTAFNADFDGDQMAVHVPLSMEAQAEARFLMLAHNNILKPQDGRPVISPSQDMVIGCYYLTIVHEGAKGSGRVFSSEDEAIMAYSLGQITLQSPIKVRIFRTFGEESGSRLIDTTLGRLIFNDALPQNLGFVKRECLDDMFQLEIDELVGKKQLSKIVDQCFHTQGEHKTAQVLDKIKALGFKYSTVGAITVSVADIKVPEVKKTMLEEADESVRKVNNLYRRGLLSEDERYNRVINIWTECTANLKNQILPNLDKFNPIRMMTDSGARGSSAQVSQLAGMRGLMASPSGKTIELPIRANFREGLTVLEFFLSSHGSRKSLADTALRTADSGYLTRRLVDVSQEVIVREDDCFESRGEKVRGISVAELMSGKQSIESLEDRLRGRTAAEDIIDPATGEVLVRMNEPIDYMMAREIVARGITKATVRSVLTCRTENGVCARCYGENMAHGGKVDVGEAVGIIAAQAIGEPGTQLTMRTFHTGGIAGADDITQGLPRVEELFEARKPKRDAILAEIAGTVSIQETKKRRELVITSDEDPKDTKSYQITYGSRLKVGVGDHVEAGDELTEGSVNPHDLLRILGVKAVQEYLLKEVLSVYRLQGVGVSDKHIEIIIRQMLRKVRVEDSGDTDLLTGSLVDIFRFEEANRKAIMEGGTPAIAKRILLGITKASLATESFLSAASFQETTRVLTEAAIRGKIDPLIGLKENVILGKLIPAGTGMKRYKDIEIKDSYSF; this is encoded by the coding sequence TTGTTCGAACTTTCTAATCTGGACTCTATTCAGATCGGGATGGCTTCCCCCGAGCAGATCCTTGCGTGGTCTCACGGTGAGGTTACCAAACCCGAAACTATCAACTACCGCACGCTGAAGCCCGAACGGGACGGTCTGTACTGCGAACGCATCTTCGGACCCACCAAGGACTGGGAGTGTAACTGCGGTAAGTATAAGCGGATCAAGTTCAAGGATAAGGACAAGATCTGCGACAAGTGCGGCGTGCAGGTCACCCGGGCGAAGGTCCGCCGTGAGCGCATGGGCCATATTCAGCTGGCTGCCCCTGTCAGCCACATCTGGTACTTCAAGGGCATCCCCAGTCGGATGGGTATGCTGCTGGATATCTCCCCCCGCAATCTGGAGAAAGTTCTCTATTTTGCCAACTTCATCGTCCTGGATCCGGGCAACAGCGAAGAGACCGGCCTGAAGCGGCTGGAGCTGATCAATGACGCCCGCTACCGCGAAGTCGAAGCCAAGTGCGGCAAGGGCTCCTTTGTCGCCAAGATGGGTGCTGAAGCGGTGCAGGACCTGCTGAAGGAACTGGACCTGGACCAGCTGGCCACCGACCTGAAGGCCGAGATCGCCACGCTGACCGAAAAGGAACGTGACCGCGAAACTGAAGGCCAGAAGCGCGCCCGCGCTGTCAAGCGCCTGGAAGTCGTGGAATCCTTCCGCACCAGCCATAACAAACCCGAGTGGATGATCCTCACTGTTGTGCCGGTTATCCCCCCGGATCTGCGTCCCCTGATCCAGCTGGACGGCGGCCGTTTTGCCACCTCTGACCTGAACGATCTGTACCGCCGGGTCATCAACCGCAACAACCGCCTGAAGAGACTGCTGGAGCTGGGCGCTCCGGACATCATCGTCCGCAATGAAAAGCGTATGCTGCAGGAATCTGTGGACGCCCTGATCGACAACGGCCGCCGCGGCCGTCCGGTCACCGGTCCCGGAAACCGTGCCCTGAAGTCCCTATCTGACCTGCTTCGCGGTAAGCAGGGCCGTTTCCGCCAGAACCTGCTGGGTAAGCGCGTTGACTACTCCGGCCGTTCCGTTATCGTTGTTGGTCCGGAACTGAAGCTGTATCAGTGCGGTCTGCCCAAGGAAATGGCGCTGGAACTGTTCAAGCCCTTCGTTATGGAGCGCCTGGTCACCCTGAAGCTCTCCCATAACGTGAAGTCCGCCAAGCGGGCCGTCGAAAAGGTCCGTCCCGAGGTGTGGGACATCCTGGAAGAGGTCATCAGGGATCATCCGGTGCTGCTGAACCGCGCGCCTACCCTGCACCGCCTCGGTATCCAGGCCTTCGAGCCCATCCTGGTCGAAGGTAAAGCCATCAAGCTTCACCCGCTGGCCTGTACCGCCTTCAACGCCGACTTCGACGGCGACCAGATGGCTGTGCACGTCCCGCTGTCCATGGAAGCCCAGGCGGAAGCCCGCTTCCTGATGCTGGCCCATAACAATATCCTGAAGCCGCAGGATGGCCGCCCGGTCATTTCTCCCTCTCAGGACATGGTTATCGGCTGCTACTACCTGACCATCGTTCACGAAGGCGCCAAGGGATCCGGCCGGGTCTTCTCCTCCGAGGATGAAGCCATCATGGCTTACTCCCTGGGACAGATCACCCTGCAGTCCCCCATCAAAGTCCGGATCTTCCGTACCTTCGGTGAGGAATCCGGCTCCAGGCTGATCGACACCACCCTCGGCCGCCTGATCTTCAATGACGCGCTGCCGCAGAACCTGGGCTTCGTGAAGCGTGAGTGCCTGGATGACATGTTCCAGCTGGAAATCGACGAACTGGTCGGCAAGAAGCAGCTGTCCAAAATCGTTGACCAGTGTTTCCACACCCAGGGCGAACACAAAACCGCCCAGGTGCTGGACAAGATCAAGGCGCTGGGCTTCAAGTACTCCACCGTGGGTGCCATCACGGTGTCCGTTGCGGACATTAAGGTGCCTGAAGTGAAGAAGACCATGCTGGAAGAGGCTGATGAGTCTGTCCGCAAGGTCAACAACCTGTACCGCCGCGGTCTTCTGTCCGAGGATGAGCGTTACAACCGCGTCATCAACATCTGGACCGAGTGCACCGCCAACCTGAAGAATCAGATTCTGCCGAACCTGGACAAGTTCAACCCGATCCGCATGATGACAGACTCCGGCGCCCGCGGTTCTTCCGCACAGGTGTCCCAGCTGGCCGGCATGCGCGGTCTGATGGCCTCTCCTTCCGGTAAGACCATCGAGCTGCCCATTCGTGCAAACTTCCGTGAGGGCCTGACGGTTCTGGAATTCTTCCTCTCCTCTCACGGTTCCCGTAAGTCCCTGGCCGACACGGCTCTGCGTACCGCTGACTCTGGTTACCTGACCCGTCGTCTGGTGGACGTTTCCCAGGAAGTGATCGTCCGGGAAGATGACTGCTTCGAATCCCGTGGTGAAAAGGTCCGTGGTATCAGCGTAGCCGAGCTCATGAGCGGCAAGCAGTCCATTGAATCCCTGGAAGACCGTCTCCGCGGCCGTACCGCTGCTGAAGACATCATCGATCCCGCCACCGGCGAAGTGCTGGTCCGGATGAACGAGCCCATCGACTATATGATGGCCCGTGAGATCGTGGCCCGCGGCATCACCAAGGCCACTGTCCGTTCCGTCCTCACCTGCCGTACCGAAAACGGTGTCTGCGCCCGCTGCTACGGCGAGAACATGGCCCACGGCGGCAAGGTGGATGTCGGTGAGGCTGTCGGTATCATCGCTGCCCAGGCTATCGGTGAACCCGGTACCCAGCTGACCATGCGTACCTTCCATACCGGTGGTATCGCGGGTGCTGACGACATCACCCAGGGTCTTCCCCGCGTTGAGGAACTGTTCGAGGCCCGCAAGCCGAAGCGTGACGCCATCCTGGCTGAGATCGCCGGCACGGTTTCCATCCAGGAGACCAAGAAGCGCCGCGAACTGGTCATCACCTCCGATGAAGATCCCAAGGACACCAAGTCCTACCAGATCACCTACGGTTCCCGCCTGAAGGTCGGTGTAGGCGATCATGTGGAAGCCGGCGATGAGCTGACTGAAGGCTCCGTCAATCCCCATGACCTGCTTCGTATCCTCGGTGTGAAAGCCGTTCAGGAATACCTGCTGAAGGAAGTTCTCTCCGTTTACCGCCTCCAGGGCGTTGGCGTGAGCGACAAGCACATCGAGATCATCATCCGCCAGATGCTGCGCAAGGTTCGCGTGGAAGACAGCGGAGATACCGATCTGCTGACCGGCTCCCTCGTGGATATCTTCCGCTTTGAGGAAGCCAACCGGAAAGCCATCATGGAAGGCGGCACCCCCGCCATCGCCAAGCGTATCCTGCTGGGCATCACCAAGGCTTCCCTGGCCACCGAAAGCTTCCTGTCCGCGGCTTCCTTCCAGGAGACCACCCGCGTGCTGACCGAAGCCGCTATCCGCGGTAAGATCGACCCGCTGATCGGTCTGAAGGAGAACGTCATCCTTGGTAAGCTGATCCCTGCCGGTACCGGCATGAAGCGCTACAAGGATATCGAGATCAAGGACTCCTACAGCTTCTAA
- a CDS encoding 3-phosphoglycerate dehydrogenase family protein, translated as MYKIQTLNAISDVIYTQLSADKYTVSKDEPVPDAILVRSAAMHDMEFNKELLAIGRAGAGVNNIPIDRCSKEGIVVFNTPGANANAVAELVISGMMMCGRKIAEALDWVKTLKGKGDEVAKLVEKGKSQFVGAEVRGKTLGVIGLGAIGSIVANAASRGLGMNVIGYDPGISVERAWSLSTSVHRAASEDEVLAQADFITFHIPLNDSTRGSINAEKFAKMKDGACIMNFARGELVNNDDMLAALASGKIGRYVTDFPNDAIIGAENVVCIPHLGASTPESEDNCATMAAAEIRDYLENGSIHNSVNYPELQLGEPEAVRVLVLHENIPNMISNITAAAAKEGINIENMVNKSRKDMSVTVMEMTELPSVHALQTLQELQGIIRIRTFTKF; from the coding sequence ATGTATAAGATTCAGACGCTGAACGCGATCTCGGATGTGATCTATACACAGCTGAGCGCTGACAAGTATACGGTAAGCAAGGACGAGCCCGTGCCGGACGCGATCCTGGTGCGCAGCGCCGCCATGCATGACATGGAGTTCAACAAGGAACTGCTGGCGATCGGCCGTGCCGGTGCCGGCGTCAATAATATCCCGATTGACCGCTGCTCCAAAGAAGGCATCGTGGTCTTCAATACCCCCGGCGCCAACGCCAACGCGGTGGCTGAGCTGGTGATTTCCGGCATGATGATGTGCGGCCGGAAGATCGCGGAAGCCCTGGACTGGGTCAAGACCCTGAAGGGCAAGGGCGATGAAGTAGCCAAGCTGGTGGAAAAAGGAAAGAGCCAGTTTGTCGGTGCTGAAGTACGGGGCAAGACCCTGGGCGTTATCGGCCTGGGCGCCATCGGTTCCATTGTGGCCAATGCCGCCAGCCGCGGCCTGGGCATGAATGTAATCGGCTATGACCCCGGAATCTCCGTGGAACGCGCCTGGAGCCTGAGCACCTCTGTGCACCGCGCCGCGTCCGAGGATGAAGTGCTTGCACAGGCTGATTTCATCACTTTCCATATCCCGCTGAACGACTCCACCCGCGGTTCCATCAACGCGGAAAAGTTTGCGAAGATGAAGGACGGTGCCTGCATCATGAACTTTGCCCGCGGCGAGCTCGTCAATAACGACGATATGCTGGCTGCGCTGGCCAGCGGAAAGATCGGCCGCTATGTGACAGACTTCCCGAATGACGCAATCATCGGCGCTGAAAATGTAGTGTGCATTCCGCATCTGGGTGCGAGCACGCCGGAGAGCGAAGACAACTGCGCCACCATGGCCGCCGCTGAAATCCGGGACTATCTGGAAAACGGCAGCATCCATAACAGCGTGAACTATCCGGAGCTGCAGCTGGGCGAGCCGGAAGCAGTCCGCGTCCTGGTTCTGCACGAGAACATTCCGAACATGATCTCCAACATCACCGCGGCCGCGGCGAAAGAGGGCATCAACATCGAGAACATGGTCAACAAGAGCCGCAAGGATATGTCTGTGACCGTGATGGAAATGACTGAGCTTCCTTCCGTTCATGCGCTGCAGACGCTGCAGGAACTGCAGGGGATCATCAGGATCAGAACTTTTACAAAGTTCTGA
- the serC gene encoding 3-phosphoserine/phosphohydroxythreonine transaminase: protein MERVYNFSPGPSQLALPVLEKAQKDLVCYGDTGMSVMEMSHRSKMYTDIYDKTVADLRDLMNIPEDYDVVFLQGGATQQFSAVPLNLMVNKKADYIDSGNFAHLAAEEGKRYGEVNVVASSREDVYTYIPDLDAIKFTEDADYVHITQNNTIYGTRFVELPKCKAPIVCDASSMILSEEMDVTKYGAIYAGAQKNIGPSGLCVLIVKHDLVGHAMDICPKLLNWQIQVEKGSMYNTPNTWGIYLAGLTFEWLKSIGGVKAVEAVNIQKAAMLYDFLDNSKLFKATAQPKYRSRMNVTFVTGDADKDAAFVKAAAAEGLVNLKGHRSVGGMRASIYNAMPIEGVEKLVAFMKKFESENA, encoded by the coding sequence ATGGAACGTGTTTATAACTTTTCTCCCGGACCTTCCCAGCTGGCTCTGCCTGTGCTTGAAAAGGCGCAGAAAGATCTGGTCTGTTACGGCGATACAGGTATGTCTGTGATGGAGATGAGCCATCGCAGCAAGATGTACACTGATATCTATGACAAGACTGTTGCCGATCTCCGCGACCTGATGAACATCCCCGAAGATTATGACGTGGTGTTCCTGCAGGGCGGTGCGACCCAGCAGTTCTCCGCTGTTCCGCTGAACCTGATGGTCAACAAAAAGGCTGACTATATCGACAGCGGTAACTTTGCCCACCTGGCTGCCGAAGAAGGCAAGCGCTACGGTGAAGTAAACGTTGTGGCTTCCAGCCGCGAAGACGTTTATACCTATATCCCGGACCTGGATGCCATCAAGTTCACGGAAGATGCTGACTATGTGCACATCACCCAGAACAACACCATCTACGGCACCCGTTTCGTGGAACTGCCCAAGTGCAAGGCTCCTATCGTCTGCGACGCCAGCAGCATGATCCTGAGCGAGGAAATGGATGTGACCAAGTATGGTGCCATCTATGCCGGCGCCCAGAAGAACATCGGACCCAGCGGCCTGTGTGTGCTGATCGTGAAGCATGACCTGGTTGGCCATGCCATGGATATCTGCCCGAAGCTGCTGAACTGGCAGATCCAGGTTGAAAAGGGAAGCATGTACAACACTCCCAACACCTGGGGTATCTACCTGGCCGGCCTGACCTTCGAGTGGCTGAAGAGCATCGGCGGCGTGAAGGCTGTTGAAGCTGTGAACATCCAGAAGGCTGCCATGCTGTATGACTTCCTGGACAACAGCAAGCTGTTCAAGGCTACTGCCCAGCCCAAGTACCGCAGCCGCATGAACGTGACCTTCGTCACCGGCGATGCTGATAAGGATGCTGCCTTCGTTAAGGCTGCCGCGGCTGAAGGCCTGGTCAACCTGAAGGGCCACCGTTCCGTCGGCGGTATGCGTGCCAGCATCTACAATGCCATGCCCATCGAAGGCGTGGAGAAGCTGGTTGCCTTCATGAAGAAGTTTGAGAGCGAAAACGCCTAA
- the rpoB gene encoding DNA-directed RNA polymerase subunit beta: protein MVHEVHMGKLRERMSFSRIDEVLEMPNLIEVQKNSYQRFLDTDLREVLADVSPITDYNGNLVLEFVDYSLDEPKNSIARCRERDITYAAPLKVFVRLKNKETGEIKESDVFMGDFPLMTDHGTFIINGAERVIVSQLVRSPGVYFDVAYDKAGKKLYSSQIIPNRGAWLEYETDSNDVLWVRIDRARKLPITVILRALGYGTDAEIIDIMGEDERLMATIQKGDNAKSREEGLIEIYKRQKPGEPASLESATNLFNSLFFDPKRYDLMRVGRYKYNKKLSIATRIHNQIAAEDIINPQTGEVAVKKGETISLEIARELQNAGVNTVMLDCEGQIRKVVGNNFVDASGYLPFDPKDAGILEMVHLPTLKQIIESVEPDQLFDAVKENIAALVPKHIIPDDIVSSVNYMLGLPYGIGTTDDIDHLGNRRLRSVGELLQNQIRIGLSRLERVVRERMSIQDSTDIKPGDLINIRPVSAAIKEFFGSSQLSQFMDQPNPLAELTHKRRLSALGPGGLNRDRASFEVRDVHYSHYARICPIETPEGPNIGLIGSLATYARINEYGFIEAPYRRVDKEHGRVLDEIDYMTADEEDLYKVATANEPLNPDGTFVKDRITVRDKADIVEVPVSQVDFIDVSPRQVVSVATAMVPFLENDDATRALMGSNMQRQAVPLLVPEAPLVATGMEYRAAHDSGVVILAKEDGVVEKVDATQIVIRDNFGERHTYTLTKFARSNQSTCINQHPVVSAGQKIEKGDLLADGPSTEKGEIGLGRNALIGFMTWEGYNYEDAVLLSEKLVKEDIYTSIHIEEFESEARETKLGPEEITRDIPNISDDAVKDLDEGGIVRIGAEVHAGDILVGKVTPKGETELTAEERLLRAIFGEKAREVRDTSLRVPHGEGGIVVDVKVFTRENKDELSPGVNEMVRIYIAQKRKISVGDKMAGRHGNKGVVSRILREEDMPFLPDGTPLQIVLNPLGVPSRMNLGQVLEVHLGLACRALGWHIATPVFDGATYEEILEHLDKAEKKMSAPEDENDPHVNEYHFHNGKPLRLDLDEEGKALFRQGKIRVRDGRTGDYFENPVTVGIMYFLKLHHLVDDKMHARSTGPYSLVTQQPLGGKAQFGGQRFGEMEVWALEAYGAANTLQEILTVKSDDTVGRVKTYEAIIKGQNIPNPGVPESFKVLLKEMQALSLDIRVLDAARNEIEIPELDPEDMPQSDALRAAVSAKPEGEGEAVAEETEEMEQAADEAFSMSEDDLSFGADEEGSEEDDFSVSNAGTEDLEDFSVEDLSDLDLDDDI, encoded by the coding sequence ATGGTACACGAGGTCCACATGGGGAAGCTCCGCGAACGTATGAGCTTCTCACGCATTGATGAAGTTCTGGAGATGCCCAACCTGATTGAGGTGCAGAAGAACTCCTATCAGCGCTTTCTCGATACCGATCTGCGCGAAGTCCTGGCCGATGTGTCTCCCATCACTGACTACAATGGGAACCTGGTTCTGGAATTCGTGGACTATTCTCTGGACGAGCCGAAAAATTCCATCGCCCGCTGCCGTGAACGGGATATTACCTACGCAGCGCCGCTGAAGGTGTTTGTCCGCCTGAAGAATAAGGAGACCGGTGAAATCAAGGAATCCGACGTTTTTATGGGCGACTTTCCCCTCATGACCGACCATGGCACTTTTATCATCAACGGTGCCGAGCGCGTGATCGTCAGCCAGCTGGTCCGCTCTCCCGGCGTCTATTTTGACGTCGCATACGATAAAGCTGGCAAAAAGCTTTACTCCTCCCAGATTATCCCCAACCGCGGTGCCTGGCTCGAATACGAGACAGACTCCAACGATGTGCTCTGGGTCAGGATCGACCGCGCCCGCAAACTGCCCATCACCGTCATTCTGCGCGCCCTTGGCTACGGCACCGACGCGGAGATCATCGACATCATGGGTGAAGACGAGCGCCTGATGGCCACCATCCAGAAGGGTGATAACGCCAAGTCCAGGGAAGAGGGCCTCATCGAGATCTACAAGCGCCAGAAACCCGGCGAACCCGCCAGTCTCGAAAGCGCCACCAATCTCTTCAATTCCCTCTTCTTTGATCCCAAGCGCTATGACCTCATGCGTGTGGGCCGCTATAAATATAATAAGAAGCTTTCCATTGCGACCCGTATCCATAACCAGATCGCGGCGGAAGACATCATCAACCCCCAGACCGGTGAAGTCGCGGTTAAGAAGGGCGAAACCATCTCCCTGGAGATCGCCCGTGAACTGCAGAACGCCGGTGTGAACACCGTTATGCTGGACTGCGAAGGCCAGATCCGCAAGGTCGTCGGCAACAACTTTGTTGACGCTTCCGGCTACCTGCCCTTCGATCCCAAGGATGCCGGCATCCTGGAAATGGTCCACCTGCCCACCCTGAAGCAGATCATTGAGTCCGTTGAGCCCGATCAGCTGTTTGACGCTGTGAAGGAAAACATCGCCGCCCTGGTGCCGAAGCACATCATCCCCGACGATATCGTTTCCTCCGTCAACTACATGCTGGGCCTGCCCTACGGCATCGGCACCACCGATGATATCGACCATCTGGGCAACCGCCGCCTGCGCAGCGTCGGTGAACTGCTCCAGAACCAGATCCGCATCGGCCTGAGCCGCCTGGAGCGCGTTGTGCGTGAGCGTATGTCCATTCAGGATTCCACCGACATCAAGCCCGGTGACCTGATCAACATCCGCCCCGTGAGCGCCGCCATCAAAGAGTTCTTCGGTTCTTCCCAGCTGTCCCAGTTCATGGACCAGCCCAACCCCCTGGCTGAGCTGACCCACAAGCGCCGTCTGAGCGCCCTGGGCCCCGGCGGTCTGAACCGTGACCGTGCTTCCTTCGAAGTCCGCGACGTGCACTACAGCCATTACGCCCGTATCTGCCCGATCGAGACTCCTGAAGGTCCCAACATCGGTCTGATCGGCTCCCTGGCCACCTATGCCCGCATCAACGAGTACGGCTTCATCGAAGCCCCCTACCGCCGCGTGGACAAGGAACACGGCCGCGTGCTGGATGAGATCGACTACATGACCGCGGACGAGGAAGACCTGTACAAGGTCGCCACCGCAAACGAGCCCCTCAATCCCGACGGCACCTTCGTCAAGGACCGCATCACCGTCCGTGACAAGGCCGACATCGTTGAAGTGCCCGTTTCCCAGGTGGACTTCATCGACGTCAGCCCCCGCCAGGTCGTTTCCGTGGCTACCGCCATGGTTCCCTTCCTGGAGAACGACGACGCCACCCGCGCCCTGATGGGTTCCAACATGCAGCGCCAGGCTGTGCCGCTGCTGGTTCCCGAAGCTCCCCTCGTCGCCACCGGTATGGAATACCGCGCCGCGCATGACTCCGGCGTCGTGATCCTTGCCAAGGAAGACGGCGTGGTCGAGAAGGTGGACGCCACACAGATCGTCATCCGTGACAACTTCGGCGAGCGCCACACCTACACCCTGACCAAGTTTGCCCGTTCCAACCAGTCCACCTGCATCAACCAGCATCCCGTGGTCTCCGCGGGCCAGAAGATTGAAAAGGGCGACCTGCTGGCGGACGGTCCCTCCACTGAAAAGGGAGAGATCGGCCTGGGCCGCAACGCCCTGATCGGCTTCATGACCTGGGAAGGCTACAACTACGAGGACGCTGTCCTGCTGAGTGAAAAGCTGGTTAAGGAAGATATCTACACTTCCATCCATATTGAAGAGTTCGAATCCGAAGCCCGTGAGACCAAGCTCGGACCGGAAGAGATCACCCGCGACATTCCGAACATCTCCGATGACGCTGTCAAGGACCTGGATGAGGGCGGTATCGTCCGCATCGGTGCTGAAGTGCACGCCGGTGATATCCTGGTCGGTAAGGTGACCCCCAAGGGTGAAACTGAACTGACCGCTGAAGAGCGCCTGCTGCGCGCCATCTTCGGTGAAAAGGCCCGTGAGGTCCGGGATACCTCCCTGCGCGTTCCCCACGGCGAAGGCGGTATCGTTGTTGACGTGAAAGTCTTCACCCGTGAGAACAAGGACGAGCTCTCCCCCGGCGTCAATGAAATGGTCCGCATCTACATCGCCCAGAAGAGAAAGATCTCCGTCGGCGATAAGATGGCAGGCCGTCACGGTAACAAGGGTGTTGTTTCCCGCATCCTGCGCGAAGAGGATATGCCCTTCCTGCCCGACGGTACTCCCCTGCAGATCGTTCTGAACCCCCTGGGCGTTCCTTCCCGTATGAACCTGGGTCAGGTTCTGGAAGTGCACCTGGGCCTGGCCTGCCGCGCGCTGGGCTGGCACATCGCCACCCCCGTCTTCGACGGCGCCACCTACGAGGAGATCCTGGAGCACCTGGACAAGGCTGAAAAGAAGATGTCCGCTCCGGAAGATGAGAACGATCCTCACGTAAACGAATATCATTTCCATAACGGAAAGCCCCTGCGCCTTGATCTGGACGAGGAAGGCAAAGCCCTCTTCCGCCAGGGCAAGATCCGCGTCAGGGACGGCCGTACCGGCGACTACTTCGAAAACCCTGTCACCGTCGGCATCATGTACTTCCTGAAGCTGCACCACCTGGTCGATGACAAGATGCATGCCCGTTCCACCGGTCCCTACAGCCTTGTTACCCAGCAGCCTCTGGGCGGTAAAGCCCAGTTCGGCGGACAGCGCTTCGGTGAAATGGAAGTCTGGGCGCTGGAAGCTTACGGCGCCGCCAATACCCTGCAGGAGATCCTGACCGTGAAGTCCGACGATACCGTCGGCCGCGTCAAGACCTACGAAGCCATCATCAAGGGCCAGAACATCCCGAACCCGGGTGTGCCTGAGAGCTTCAAGGTCCTCCTGAAGGAAATGCAGGCCCTGAGCCTTGACATTCGTGTCCTGGATGCTGCCCGGAACGAGATCGAAATTCCCGAGCTCGATCCCGAGGATATGCCCCAGTCCGACGCTCTGCGCGCTGCTGTTTCCGCCAAGCCTGAAGGCGAAGGCGAAGCGGTTGCCGAAGAGACCGAGGAAATGGAACAGGCCGCTGACGAAGCCTTCAGCATGTCCGAAGACGATCTGTCCTTCGGCGCTGATGAAGAAGGCAGCGAAGAAGACGACTTCTCCGTTTCCAACGCTGGCACTGAAGACCTTGAGGACTTCAGCGTTGAAGACCTGTCCGACCTGGATCTGGATGATGACATCTGA
- the tsaA gene encoding tRNA (N6-threonylcarbamoyladenosine(37)-N6)-methyltransferase TrmO — MKIIARIRNPYDGKFGVPRQSGLVEQVVSTIVFEPEYRVAEALRGIEEFSHLWLIWSFDRAERETWSPTVRPPRLGGNERVGVFATRSPYRPNAIGLSCVKLLGVEKGREGTVLKVAGADLMNGTPIYDIKPYIPYADCVPDATGGFTDRTEKRTVDVVIPEECAKGMDPETLEALKAVLREDPRPAYQDDPERVYAFEFGGKNVRFRVEGKTLHVIRISAEADIH, encoded by the coding sequence ATGAAGATCATTGCCAGGATAAGGAACCCCTATGACGGGAAATTCGGTGTGCCCCGGCAGAGCGGCCTGGTGGAACAGGTAGTCTCCACCATCGTGTTCGAGCCGGAATACCGGGTGGCCGAGGCGCTGCGGGGAATCGAGGAGTTTTCCCACCTGTGGCTGATCTGGTCTTTTGACCGGGCGGAACGGGAAACCTGGTCTCCGACTGTGCGTCCGCCCCGCCTGGGCGGAAACGAACGGGTTGGCGTGTTTGCCACCCGGTCACCGTACCGGCCCAATGCCATCGGCCTGAGCTGCGTGAAGCTGCTGGGCGTGGAAAAGGGCAGGGAAGGCACGGTGCTGAAGGTAGCCGGGGCGGACCTGATGAACGGAACGCCGATCTATGATATCAAGCCCTATATTCCTTACGCGGACTGCGTACCTGATGCCACCGGCGGATTCACGGACAGGACGGAGAAACGGACTGTGGACGTGGTGATCCCGGAGGAATGCGCGAAGGGAATGGATCCTGAAACGCTGGAGGCACTGAAGGCGGTGCTGCGGGAGGATCCCCGGCCGGCGTATCAGGATGATCCGGAGAGAGTGTACGCGTTTGAGTTTGGGGGAAAGAACGTAAGGTTCAGGGTGGAAGGAAAGACACTGCATGTGATAAGAATATCCGCTGAAGCGGATATTCACTGA